One segment of Agrococcus sp. ProA11 DNA contains the following:
- a CDS encoding DUF222 domain-containing protein, with protein MDEAVIDAESYIAAIRAGAIDPFGASADELSAALDDALRAESELMASLTDAEVEACFRAGTSPSPTPVPESPVLQRLRLDAEFTGRLKSLAQQTARIEGERRALMAAHMQRALDEQNASTAVRELASIAAVELRQSPRGVERGMTDAWRLVRELPLVHEAAKAGRIASGHLRVIEQETRALRSDDTVDADQLRAVESELVDIAETTTPGTLARRAKRIVDRALPTPLQQRHEVANEQRKIEVFDAGDGMSDIIGRVPAVLAAGIMDRCTQAARGKAKDDPRTFDQVRADAFCELLLGGVVPEGLHGTAMLTAHVSVMVPAMELLHAEGTPELGFPASLDGKTLVDRDTARRLAGGERVWERLFTDPVTGVAVTVDTYRPSAEQRRWLQARDGGCRAPNCGCRGTIGDLDHTLDWAKGGTTSIDNLAVLCRRDHTLKHSSRWSMRQLDHGVIEWTTPLGDVVTTVPEPVGPTFADPDPPPGDGPPSDGPPANPPRAEAWGAAELGPAGTAPPGLPF; from the coding sequence ATGGACGAAGCAGTCATCGACGCGGAGAGCTACATCGCAGCCATCCGCGCTGGTGCGATCGATCCGTTCGGCGCATCGGCTGACGAGCTCAGCGCCGCGCTCGACGACGCGCTCCGTGCCGAGAGCGAGCTGATGGCCTCGTTGACCGATGCGGAGGTCGAAGCTTGCTTCCGCGCCGGCACCAGCCCATCGCCGACTCCGGTGCCCGAGTCGCCCGTGCTGCAGCGGCTGCGACTCGACGCCGAGTTCACCGGCAGGCTGAAGTCCCTTGCGCAGCAGACCGCGCGCATCGAGGGCGAGCGCCGCGCGCTCATGGCTGCGCACATGCAGCGAGCCCTCGACGAGCAGAACGCGTCGACGGCGGTGCGCGAGTTGGCCTCCATCGCTGCGGTCGAGCTGCGGCAGAGCCCGCGCGGCGTCGAGCGAGGCATGACCGACGCATGGCGTCTCGTGCGGGAGCTGCCGCTCGTGCATGAGGCCGCCAAGGCCGGCCGGATCGCCTCGGGTCACCTGCGGGTGATCGAGCAGGAGACGCGAGCCCTCCGCTCGGACGACACGGTCGACGCCGACCAGCTCCGCGCCGTCGAGTCCGAGCTCGTCGACATCGCCGAGACGACGACACCGGGCACCCTGGCCCGGCGGGCGAAGCGCATCGTGGATCGAGCGCTCCCGACACCGTTGCAGCAGCGCCACGAGGTCGCCAACGAGCAGCGCAAGATCGAGGTGTTCGACGCCGGCGACGGTATGAGCGACATCATCGGTCGCGTGCCCGCTGTGCTGGCGGCGGGCATCATGGATCGCTGCACCCAGGCCGCTCGCGGCAAGGCCAAGGACGACCCCCGCACCTTCGACCAGGTCCGCGCTGATGCCTTCTGCGAGCTGCTGCTGGGCGGTGTGGTGCCGGAAGGCCTGCACGGCACCGCGATGCTGACCGCACATGTATCGGTCATGGTGCCCGCGATGGAGCTCCTGCACGCCGAGGGAACGCCCGAGCTCGGCTTCCCCGCCTCGCTCGACGGCAAGACACTCGTCGATCGCGACACCGCGCGCCGTCTGGCCGGCGGCGAGCGCGTGTGGGAGCGCCTCTTCACCGACCCGGTCACCGGCGTCGCCGTGACCGTCGACACCTACCGCCCCAGCGCCGAGCAGCGGCGCTGGCTGCAGGCGCGCGACGGCGGATGCCGTGCCCCCAACTGCGGATGTCGTGGCACGATCGGCGACCTCGACCACACCCTCGACTGGGCCAAGGGCGGCACGACGTCCATCGACAATCTCGCGGTGCTCTGCCGACGCGATCACACGCTCAAGCACTCCTCGCGATGGTCGATGCGACAGCTCGACCACGGCGTCATCGAGTGGACGACGCCGCTCGGCGACGTCGTCACCACCGTGCCAGAGCCCGTCGGGCCCACCTTCGCCGATCCCGATCCACCGCCCGGCGACGGTCCGCCCAGTGACGGTCCGCCCGCGAACCCGCCGCGCGCCGAGGCGTGGGGTGCGGCCGAGCTCGGCCCCGCCGGCACAGCACCGCCCGGCCTGCCCTTCTGA